In one Aeromicrobium wangtongii genomic region, the following are encoded:
- a CDS encoding sterol carrier family protein has translation MARYTPLTHEEFAQICARLDAGEPTRADLKAATKHLAALLVQKAPGASVEVRIPPFAAVQVIAGARHTRGTPPAVVEMDAATWIALGRGRLQWADAKVRASGERSDLSPLLPLDVA, from the coding sequence ATGGCGCGCTACACGCCCCTGACGCACGAGGAGTTCGCGCAGATCTGCGCCCGCCTCGACGCAGGGGAGCCGACGCGGGCCGATCTGAAGGCGGCCACCAAGCACCTGGCGGCCCTGCTGGTGCAGAAGGCGCCGGGGGCGAGCGTCGAGGTGCGCATCCCCCCGTTCGCTGCTGTCCAGGTCATCGCCGGCGCCCGGCACACCCGGGGCACGCCACCGGCGGTCGTCGAGATGGACGCCGCGACGTGGATCGCCCTGGGACGCGGGCGGCTGCAGTGGGCGGATGCGAAGGTCAGGGCGTCGGGGGAGCGGTCGGACCTGTCACCGCTGCTGCCGCTGGACGTGGCCTGA
- a CDS encoding SRPBCC family protein, translating to MTSDAITVQRTIKAAPAQIFALLADAAKHSQFDGSGSVRGTRQDSQPLSLGTTFGMSMHMGIPYSTSNTVVEFEPDRRIAWKTTGLKGLIGGRVWRYELEPTTDGTIVRETWDLSQDKQGFLLKRSKMAGKTKNDMNKTLDRIAQTLEG from the coding sequence ATGACTTCCGACGCCATCACGGTCCAGCGCACCATCAAGGCCGCGCCCGCCCAGATCTTCGCCCTGCTCGCGGATGCCGCCAAGCACAGCCAGTTCGACGGCTCCGGCTCCGTCCGCGGCACGCGGCAGGACTCCCAGCCGCTGAGCCTGGGCACGACCTTCGGGATGTCGATGCACATGGGCATCCCGTACTCGACGTCCAACACGGTGGTCGAGTTCGAGCCGGATCGCCGGATCGCCTGGAAGACCACCGGGCTCAAGGGCCTCATCGGCGGACGCGTGTGGCGGTACGAGCTCGAGCCGACCACCGACGGAACGATCGTCCGCGAGACGTGGGACCTCTCGCAGGACAAGCAGGGCTTCCTGCTCAAGCGCAGCAAGATGGCCGGCAAGACCAAGAACGACATGAACAAGACCCTCGACCGCATCGCGCAGACGCTGGAGGGCTGA
- the purL gene encoding phosphoribosylformylglycinamidine synthase subunit PurL has translation MTEAASRTVLHGLDTVALAATTPDQSQPWAELGLKADEYDRIREILGRRPTGAELAMYSVMWSEHCSYKSSKVHLKKFGDLPQETPLGRTLAGIGENAGVIDIGQGYAVTFKVESHNHPSYVEPYQGAATGVGGIVRDILAMGARPVAVMDPLRFGPLDADDTKRVMPGIVAGVGGYGNCLGLPNIGGEVVFDETYLGNPLVNALCVGVLRHEDLHLAFASGVGNKVVLYGARTGGDGIGGVSVLASETFDASTGSTTGGPSKRPAVQVGDPFMEKLLIECTLELFAAQVVNGIQDLGGAGLSCATSELASAGSGGMHVELDTVPLRDSTLSPEEILMSESQERMMAVVEPQHLDAFMAICDKWDVEAVVVGEVTDGEHLVIDWHGETVVDVPPRSVAHDGPTYDRPYARPSWQDALQADAAEQLARPATGDELRDQLVAVVSSPNMADKSWVTDQYDRYVQGNTVLAQPEDAGVIRIDADTNLGVAVSTDCNGRFAKLDPYTGAQLALAESYRNVAVTGALPLAVTDCLNFGSPENPDVMWQFEQATHGLKDACEVLGIPVTGGNVSFYNQTGETPILPTPVVGVLGVIDDVRRRVKQGFTTDGSHVLVLGETREELSGSTWADVVHSHLGGMPPVVDLEAERALASLMIEAAATGVVESAHDLSDGGLAVALAEASFRHGVGVTVDLDDPFVELFSESSARAMVVVAEDRHEALVSLAEKHGVDLASVGRTGGDTIEVAGQLSIPVAELKAAWQATLPAVLGAQLA, from the coding sequence GTGACTGAAGCAGCCTCGCGCACCGTCCTGCACGGCCTCGACACGGTGGCCCTCGCCGCCACGACCCCTGATCAGTCACAGCCGTGGGCTGAGCTGGGTCTCAAGGCCGATGAGTACGACCGCATCCGGGAGATCCTCGGCCGGCGCCCGACCGGCGCCGAGCTGGCGATGTACTCGGTGATGTGGAGCGAGCACTGCTCCTACAAGTCCTCCAAGGTGCACCTCAAGAAGTTCGGCGACCTCCCGCAGGAGACCCCGCTGGGCCGGACGCTGGCCGGCATCGGTGAGAACGCCGGTGTCATCGACATCGGTCAGGGCTACGCCGTGACGTTCAAGGTCGAGTCGCACAACCACCCGTCGTACGTCGAGCCCTACCAGGGTGCCGCGACCGGCGTCGGCGGCATCGTGCGCGACATCCTGGCGATGGGTGCGCGCCCGGTCGCGGTCATGGACCCGCTGCGCTTCGGACCGCTCGACGCCGACGACACCAAGCGCGTCATGCCCGGCATCGTGGCCGGTGTCGGTGGCTACGGCAACTGCCTGGGCCTGCCGAACATCGGCGGTGAGGTCGTCTTCGACGAGACCTACCTCGGCAACCCCCTCGTCAACGCCCTGTGCGTCGGCGTCCTGCGGCACGAGGACCTCCACCTGGCGTTCGCGTCCGGCGTGGGCAACAAGGTCGTCCTGTACGGCGCCCGCACGGGCGGCGACGGCATCGGCGGCGTGTCCGTGCTCGCGTCCGAGACCTTCGATGCTTCGACAGGCTCAACAACCGGGGGTCCGTCGAAGCGTCCGGCCGTGCAGGTCGGTGACCCGTTCATGGAGAAGCTCCTGATCGAGTGCACGCTCGAGCTGTTCGCCGCCCAGGTCGTCAACGGCATCCAGGATCTCGGCGGCGCCGGACTGTCGTGCGCGACCAGCGAGCTCGCCTCGGCCGGCAGCGGCGGCATGCACGTCGAGCTGGACACCGTGCCGCTGCGCGACTCGACGCTCTCGCCCGAGGAGATCCTCATGAGCGAGTCGCAGGAGCGCATGATGGCCGTCGTCGAGCCGCAGCACCTCGACGCCTTCATGGCGATCTGCGACAAGTGGGACGTCGAGGCGGTCGTGGTCGGCGAGGTCACCGACGGCGAGCACCTGGTCATCGACTGGCACGGCGAGACGGTTGTCGACGTGCCGCCGCGCTCGGTCGCCCACGACGGACCGACGTACGACCGTCCCTATGCGCGTCCGTCCTGGCAGGACGCCCTGCAGGCCGATGCCGCCGAGCAGCTGGCACGTCCCGCCACCGGCGACGAGCTGCGCGATCAGCTGGTCGCGGTGGTCTCGTCGCCCAACATGGCCGACAAGTCGTGGGTCACCGACCAGTACGACCGCTACGTGCAGGGCAACACGGTCCTGGCGCAGCCCGAGGACGCCGGCGTCATCCGCATCGACGCCGACACGAACCTGGGTGTCGCGGTCTCGACCGACTGCAACGGCCGCTTCGCCAAGCTCGACCCCTACACGGGTGCCCAGCTGGCCCTGGCCGAGTCGTACCGCAACGTGGCCGTGACCGGCGCGCTGCCGCTGGCCGTGACCGACTGCCTCAACTTCGGCTCGCCGGAGAACCCCGACGTCATGTGGCAGTTCGAGCAGGCCACCCACGGGCTCAAGGACGCCTGCGAGGTGCTGGGCATCCCGGTCACCGGCGGCAACGTGTCGTTCTACAACCAGACCGGCGAGACACCGATCCTGCCGACGCCCGTCGTCGGCGTGCTGGGGGTCATCGACGATGTCCGCCGGCGCGTCAAGCAGGGCTTCACGACCGACGGCAGCCATGTGCTGGTGCTCGGCGAGACCCGCGAGGAGCTCTCCGGGTCGACGTGGGCCGATGTCGTCCACTCGCACCTGGGTGGCATGCCGCCCGTCGTCGACCTGGAGGCCGAGCGCGCGCTGGCCAGCCTGATGATCGAGGCGGCCGCCACGGGCGTCGTCGAGTCGGCCCACGACCTGTCCGACGGCGGACTGGCCGTCGCGCTGGCCGAGGCGTCCTTCCGTCACGGGGTCGGCGTCACGGTCGATCTCGACGATCCGTTCGTCGAGCTGTTCAGCGAGTCGTCCGCGCGTGCCATGGTCGTCGTCGCGGAGGACCGCCACGAGGCGCTCGTGTCGCTGGCCGAGAAGCACGGGGTGGACCTCGCATCGGTCGGTCGCACGGGCGGCGACACGATCGAGGTCGCCGGCCAGCTCAGCATCCCGGTCGCCGAGCTCAAGGCCGCCTGGCAGGCGACCCTGCCGGCAGTGCTCGGCGCGCAGCTGGCCTAG
- a CDS encoding NADH:flavin oxidoreductase/NADH oxidase: MHVPQLFDPLTMRGVTARNRIWLAAMCQYSCFERDGMPTDWHLVNLGQHATGGFGVVMTEATAVVPEGRISPEDTGIWSDEHIAPWRRIADFVREQGAVPAMQLAHAGRKASTYGLGGSDGTVPPAEGGWEPVAPSAVAYEGYATPRELTTAEVEQIPAAFAAAAARADRAGFDVVEIHAAHGYLLHQFLSPLSNQRTDQYGGSFEHRTRLVVEVVDAVREVWPADKPLFIRFSATDWADGGWDVEQTARLSGQLKGHGVDLVDVSSGGLVAHQQIAVCPGYQVPFAAQVRDEADVPVVAVGLITEPKQAQAVLDEGSADAIMLARVAIREPGWPLRAAHELGLEAKDAPYPPQHVRGAWR, from the coding sequence ATCCACGTGCCCCAGCTCTTCGACCCCCTGACCATGCGCGGCGTCACCGCGCGCAATCGCATCTGGCTGGCTGCCATGTGCCAGTACAGCTGCTTCGAGCGCGACGGGATGCCGACCGACTGGCACCTGGTGAACCTCGGGCAGCACGCCACCGGCGGATTCGGTGTGGTGATGACCGAGGCGACAGCGGTCGTCCCGGAGGGCCGGATCAGCCCCGAGGACACCGGCATCTGGTCGGACGAGCACATCGCGCCCTGGCGCCGCATCGCCGACTTCGTCCGGGAGCAGGGTGCGGTGCCCGCGATGCAGCTCGCCCACGCCGGGCGCAAGGCGTCGACGTACGGCCTGGGCGGCTCGGACGGCACCGTGCCGCCGGCCGAAGGGGGATGGGAGCCCGTGGCTCCCTCAGCCGTGGCCTATGAGGGGTACGCGACGCCGCGCGAGCTGACCACAGCGGAGGTCGAGCAGATCCCGGCGGCCTTCGCCGCCGCTGCCGCGCGCGCCGACCGCGCCGGCTTCGACGTGGTCGAGATCCACGCCGCCCACGGCTACCTGCTCCACCAGTTCCTGTCACCGCTGTCCAACCAGCGCACCGACCAGTACGGCGGCTCGTTCGAGCACCGCACGCGCCTGGTCGTCGAGGTCGTCGATGCGGTGCGTGAGGTGTGGCCCGCGGACAAGCCGCTGTTCATCCGGTTCTCCGCGACCGACTGGGCCGACGGCGGCTGGGACGTGGAGCAGACCGCGCGCCTGTCCGGGCAGCTGAAGGGGCATGGCGTCGATCTGGTCGACGTGTCGTCCGGAGGCCTGGTCGCGCACCAGCAGATCGCCGTCTGCCCCGGCTACCAGGTGCCGTTCGCCGCCCAGGTCCGCGACGAGGCGGATGTCCCGGTCGTCGCGGTCGGTCTGATCACCGAGCCGAAGCAGGCCCAGGCCGTGCTCGACGAGGGGTCCGCCGACGCGATCATGCTGGCCCGGGTCGCCATCCGTGAGCCCGGCTGGCCGCTGCGGGCCGCGCACGAGCTGGGCCTGGAGGCCAAGGACGCCCCGTATCCGCCCCAGCACGTCCGTGGTGCGTGGCGCTGA
- a CDS encoding glycerophosphodiester phosphodiesterase translates to MVLISAHRGGAADDHSSQNTLAAFEQAIAMGCDYVEFDVRLTADGVPVVFHDDELSDGTARSIAGHRHDQLTETALVTLDEVLTLIRGRIKAHVDLKVRHRALDLVQHVVATLGADDVIITTAEDSTVRRIVAWSRENAPGLLVGLSSSPRSWDGRPWRRRLVRLEAAFPRTRIRLSHANLVVSHKALARWSLRSYARRRGLPLLVWTVDRPAELDRWMNDASVWMVTTNYPERALAAVR, encoded by the coding sequence GTGGTCCTGATCTCGGCCCACCGCGGTGGCGCGGCAGACGATCATTCCTCGCAGAACACGCTGGCCGCCTTCGAGCAGGCGATCGCGATGGGCTGCGACTACGTCGAGTTCGACGTCCGCCTCACCGCCGACGGTGTGCCGGTCGTCTTCCACGACGACGAGCTGTCCGACGGGACGGCCCGCTCGATCGCGGGGCACCGCCACGACCAGCTCACCGAGACGGCGCTCGTGACGCTCGACGAGGTGCTGACCCTGATCCGCGGACGGATCAAGGCCCATGTCGACCTCAAGGTGCGCCACCGGGCGCTGGACCTGGTGCAGCACGTCGTGGCGACGCTCGGCGCCGACGACGTCATCATCACGACGGCGGAGGACTCCACGGTCCGCCGCATCGTGGCGTGGTCGCGCGAGAACGCGCCCGGGCTCCTGGTGGGGCTGTCATCGAGTCCCCGCTCATGGGACGGCCGGCCGTGGCGTCGCCGGCTCGTCCGCCTCGAGGCCGCGTTTCCGCGCACACGCATCCGGCTCAGCCACGCCAACCTGGTGGTCTCCCACAAGGCTCTGGCCCGGTGGTCGTTGCGCAGCTACGCCCGACGACGCGGTCTCCCGCTGCTGGTGTGGACCGTCGACCGCCCTGCCGAGCTCGATCGGTGGATGAACGATGCGTCCGTGTGGATGGTGACCACGAACTACCCGGAGCGGGCCCTCGCAGCGGTGCGGTGA
- a CDS encoding glycoside hydrolase domain-containing protein — protein sequence MPSRTSRLTLVGLGIGLIASVLMSSPAQAARPSAPGSFTGHGFDTCVAPDQATMDAWNLTSPFSAVGIYISGISRFCGDDKQPNLSPQWVAQNARNGWRFLPIHVGRQAPCFANNPKSSVQKPKMSNSAKTARQQARTEARETIAALKRYGFGKRSVSYLDIEWYSRTAKCDRIVLEFVDAWTRYLHGKGYKSGLYSSGSAAIQAVDQARRSGRKGFRAPDQMWIAWGNGKADTKGGPYLSNSGWKKQRIHQYQLDTTVAYGGASVLIDKNYLDVGKGSRPGKTPTLCGVKQTFTRYATLKIGSKGPQVKTLECLLRRRGVLSSVDQHYGIGTARAVDAFRASLGWGPTGTATRATWTALLSGGRNPRVLKQGSVGPSVWRLQRSLVAAGARPRLTGVYDSSTVKAVQAYRRSRGLPGYTTTEASVWAELQRGQTA from the coding sequence ATGCCTTCTCGGACCTCTCGGCTCACGCTCGTCGGACTGGGGATCGGGCTCATCGCCTCGGTCCTGATGTCCTCACCCGCGCAGGCCGCGAGGCCATCGGCCCCGGGCAGCTTCACGGGTCACGGCTTCGACACCTGCGTCGCACCCGACCAGGCCACGATGGACGCCTGGAACCTCACATCCCCGTTCAGCGCCGTCGGCATCTACATCTCGGGCATCTCTCGGTTCTGCGGCGACGACAAGCAGCCCAACCTGAGCCCGCAGTGGGTCGCCCAGAACGCCCGCAACGGCTGGCGCTTCCTGCCCATCCACGTCGGCCGCCAGGCTCCCTGCTTCGCGAACAACCCCAAGAGCTCGGTGCAGAAGCCGAAGATGTCCAACAGCGCCAAGACCGCGCGCCAGCAGGCGCGGACCGAGGCCCGGGAGACCATCGCCGCCCTCAAGAGGTACGGATTCGGCAAGCGCAGCGTGTCGTACCTGGACATCGAGTGGTACTCGCGCACCGCGAAGTGCGACCGCATCGTGCTGGAGTTCGTCGACGCCTGGACGCGGTACCTGCACGGCAAGGGCTACAAGTCGGGGCTCTACTCCAGCGGCTCCGCCGCGATCCAGGCCGTCGACCAGGCCCGCCGGTCCGGGCGGAAGGGATTCCGGGCGCCTGACCAGATGTGGATCGCGTGGGGCAACGGCAAGGCCGACACCAAGGGTGGGCCGTACCTGTCCAACAGCGGCTGGAAGAAGCAGCGCATCCACCAGTACCAGCTCGACACGACCGTCGCCTACGGCGGGGCGTCCGTGCTGATCGACAAGAACTACCTCGACGTCGGCAAGGGCTCTCGTCCCGGCAAGACGCCCACGCTGTGCGGCGTCAAGCAGACCTTCACCCGGTACGCGACGCTCAAGATCGGGTCGAAGGGGCCGCAGGTCAAGACCCTGGAGTGCCTGCTGCGCCGCCGCGGGGTCCTGTCCTCGGTCGACCAGCACTACGGCATCGGCACAGCCCGGGCCGTCGATGCCTTCCGCGCCTCGCTCGGCTGGGGGCCCACGGGCACGGCGACGCGGGCCACGTGGACGGCCCTGCTGTCGGGCGGACGCAACCCGCGCGTGCTCAAGCAGGGTTCGGTCGGCCCGTCGGTGTGGCGCCTGCAGCGTTCCCTGGTGGCGGCGGGTGCGAGGCCTCGGCTGACCGGCGTCTACGACTCGTCGACGGTCAAGGCCGTCCAGGCCTACCGCCGGTCCCGCGGCCTGCCGGGCTACACGACCACCGAGGCCAGCGTCTGGGCCGAGCTCCAGCGCGGGCAGACCGCCTAG
- the purF gene encoding amidophosphoribosyltransferase, whose translation MPRGDGRLTHDIDPQDAGPQDACGVFGVWAPGEEVAKLTYFGLYALQHRGQESAGIAVSNGRQILVYKDMGLVSQVFDEATLDSLKGEIAIGHARYSTTGSSVWHNAQPTFRPTASGSVALGHNGNLTNTAELVTLLQQRDAEAGTQLGKGETATSDTSVMATLLSSYPDRSVEEAALEVLPLLRGAFSLVFMDEGTLYAARDPQGIRPLVLGRLERGWVVASETAALDIVGASYIREIEPGEFIAIDAHGLRTERFAKAEPKGCIFEYVYLARPDTTIADQRVFSVRAEIGRRLAREFPVEADLVIPVPESGTPAAIGYAEESGIPFGHGLVKNSYVGRTFIQPSQTLRQLGIRLKLNPLRDVIAGKRLVVVDDSIVRGNTQRALVRMLREFGAAEVHVRISSPPVKWPCFYGIDFASRAELIANGISVDEICRSIGADSLAYVTLDQLVEATNLPKDNLCRACFDGIYPVALPEDDLIGKHLMEIQETLPLEVL comes from the coding sequence GTGCCCCGCGGAGATGGACGCCTCACCCACGACATCGACCCCCAGGACGCCGGACCCCAGGATGCCTGTGGCGTCTTCGGCGTCTGGGCGCCCGGCGAGGAAGTCGCCAAGCTGACCTACTTCGGTCTGTACGCATTGCAGCACCGCGGCCAGGAGTCGGCCGGCATCGCGGTCAGCAACGGCCGGCAGATCCTGGTCTACAAGGACATGGGGCTGGTGTCCCAGGTCTTCGACGAGGCGACGCTCGACTCGCTCAAGGGCGAGATCGCGATCGGGCACGCCCGGTACTCCACGACCGGCTCCAGCGTCTGGCACAACGCCCAGCCCACCTTCCGGCCCACCGCCTCCGGCTCGGTCGCCCTGGGCCACAACGGCAACCTGACCAACACCGCCGAGCTGGTCACCCTGCTTCAGCAGCGCGATGCCGAGGCCGGCACCCAGCTCGGCAAGGGTGAGACCGCCACCTCTGACACCTCGGTCATGGCGACGCTGCTGTCGTCCTATCCGGACCGCTCGGTCGAGGAGGCTGCGCTCGAGGTGCTGCCGCTGCTGCGCGGTGCCTTCTCGCTGGTCTTCATGGACGAGGGCACCCTGTACGCGGCCCGCGACCCCCAGGGCATCCGTCCGCTGGTGCTCGGCCGGCTGGAGCGCGGCTGGGTCGTGGCCAGCGAGACCGCAGCCCTGGACATCGTCGGCGCCTCGTACATCCGCGAGATCGAGCCGGGCGAGTTCATCGCGATCGACGCCCACGGTCTGCGCACCGAGCGGTTCGCCAAGGCCGAGCCCAAGGGCTGCATCTTCGAGTACGTCTACCTCGCGCGCCCCGACACCACGATCGCCGATCAGCGGGTGTTCTCGGTGCGCGCGGAGATCGGCCGCCGGCTCGCCCGCGAGTTCCCGGTCGAGGCCGATCTGGTGATCCCGGTGCCGGAGTCGGGCACCCCCGCCGCGATCGGCTACGCCGAGGAGTCCGGCATCCCATTCGGGCACGGCCTGGTCAAGAACTCCTATGTCGGGCGGACGTTCATCCAGCCCTCGCAGACCCTGCGCCAGCTCGGCATCCGGCTCAAGCTCAACCCGTTGCGCGATGTCATCGCCGGCAAGCGGCTGGTGGTCGTCGACGACTCGATCGTGCGCGGCAACACCCAGCGTGCGCTGGTGCGGATGCTGCGTGAGTTCGGCGCCGCCGAGGTGCATGTGCGCATCTCTTCGCCGCCGGTCAAGTGGCCGTGCTTCTACGGCATCGACTTCGCCTCGCGAGCCGAGCTGATCGCCAACGGCATCTCGGTCGACGAGATCTGCCGCTCGATCGGCGCGGACTCGCTGGCGTACGTGACCCTCGACCAGCTGGTCGAGGCCACCAACCTGCCCAAGGACAACCTGTGCCGTGCGTGCTTCGACGGCATCTACCCCGTCGCCCTCCCCGAGGACGACCTGATCGGCAAGCACCTGATGGAAATTCAGGAAACGCTGCCTCTCGAGGTTCTGTGA
- a CDS encoding long-chain-fatty-acid--CoA ligase: protein MSTTPAATFLPDFLAARAAERPDDLCWVFGERRWTWSQAWESVRHAAGALQAEGVHRGDRVAFLDKNNPAILQVLLGGSLLGVATTVVNWRLAGDELDYVINDCGARVLFVGHHLADQLELVRDRLEHVERIVVVGGEHDEYDAWLAAGPATDRQDDVSPEDVCVVMYSSGTTGRPKGVQLTQHAMIEHSLNGSGDTTYTDGDMMLVAMPMFHVGGASYALLGPALGVPAYIVSEVDATLMAGGIMAGCTHAFLVPAVIAALVAAGPQAMALFGRLKAVGYGAAPMPPPVLRAALEAWPDTEFQQVYGMTEFGGVITVLDDAAHRDPDHPERLVSAGLPVPKAEMRIVDPTTLRDVPTGASGEVWFRTPQATIGYLGRPDATAELITEDGWVRTGDLGRVDEDGFLFIEDRLKDMIITGGENVYSPEVERVLAEHPAVAEIAIIGVPDDRWGETVKAVVAFKPDQSASAAELIAFARERLAGFKVPASIDVVEALPRNPSGKILKRELRKPYWGDSARQV, encoded by the coding sequence ATGAGCACCACGCCCGCCGCCACGTTCCTGCCCGACTTCCTGGCCGCTCGCGCCGCGGAACGCCCCGATGACCTGTGCTGGGTCTTCGGTGAGCGGCGGTGGACGTGGTCGCAGGCCTGGGAGTCGGTCCGTCATGCGGCCGGGGCGCTGCAGGCCGAGGGCGTCCACCGGGGCGACCGGGTCGCCTTCCTGGACAAGAACAACCCCGCGATCCTGCAGGTCCTGCTCGGCGGCTCCCTGCTGGGCGTCGCGACGACCGTGGTGAACTGGCGCCTCGCCGGCGATGAGCTCGACTACGTCATCAACGACTGCGGCGCGCGGGTCCTGTTCGTCGGGCACCACCTGGCGGACCAGCTCGAGCTGGTGCGCGACCGGCTGGAGCACGTCGAGCGGATCGTCGTGGTCGGTGGCGAGCACGACGAGTACGACGCCTGGCTGGCTGCCGGCCCCGCCACCGACCGCCAGGACGATGTCTCGCCGGAGGACGTGTGCGTCGTGATGTACAGCTCCGGGACGACCGGACGGCCCAAGGGCGTCCAGCTGACCCAGCACGCCATGATCGAGCACAGCCTCAACGGCTCGGGCGACACGACCTACACCGATGGCGACATGATGCTGGTGGCGATGCCGATGTTCCACGTCGGCGGAGCGTCGTACGCCCTGCTCGGTCCGGCGCTCGGCGTGCCGGCCTACATCGTCAGCGAGGTCGACGCGACGCTCATGGCCGGCGGCATCATGGCCGGCTGCACCCACGCCTTCCTGGTGCCGGCGGTCATCGCGGCGCTCGTGGCGGCCGGCCCACAGGCCATGGCGCTGTTCGGACGCCTCAAGGCAGTCGGCTACGGCGCGGCGCCGATGCCCCCACCGGTCCTGCGCGCCGCGCTGGAGGCGTGGCCGGACACCGAGTTCCAGCAGGTCTACGGGATGACCGAGTTCGGCGGCGTCATCACGGTGCTCGACGACGCCGCGCACCGCGACCCCGATCATCCTGAACGACTCGTCTCGGCGGGGCTTCCCGTGCCCAAGGCCGAGATGCGCATCGTGGACCCCACGACGCTGCGAGACGTCCCCACCGGGGCATCGGGCGAGGTGTGGTTCCGCACCCCGCAGGCCACGATCGGCTATCTCGGCCGACCGGACGCCACCGCGGAGCTCATCACCGAGGACGGCTGGGTCCGGACCGGCGACCTGGGACGCGTCGACGAGGACGGCTTCTTGTTCATCGAGGACCGCCTCAAGGACATGATCATCACCGGTGGCGAGAACGTCTACTCCCCCGAGGTGGAGCGGGTGCTGGCCGAGCACCCCGCGGTGGCCGAGATCGCGATCATCGGCGTGCCCGACGACCGCTGGGGCGAGACGGTCAAGGCGGTCGTGGCCTTCAAGCCCGACCAGTCGGCCTCCGCCGCCGAGCTGATCGCCTTCGCCCGCGAGCGCCTCGCCGGCTTCAAGGTTCCCGCCTCGATCGACGTCGTCGAGGCGCTGCCACGCAATCCGTCGGGCAAGATCCTCAAGCGTGAGCTCCGCAAGCCGTACTGGGGGGACAGCGCCCGGCAGGTCTGA
- a CDS encoding glycoside hydrolase domain-containing protein — protein MRLPVLPHVRSSARRSSTRLLVAGLFTGLAASVLLAMPAQAATPQAPGDFTGHGFDTCVAPNQSTMDTWNLTSPFSAIGIYVSGSSRYCGDKYQTNLSRTWVQRNANNGWRFMPIHVGRQSPCFKNNPASRVQKKKMSSSVATARTQAVAEAQETIAALRKYGFGAGSVSYLDIEWYARTAACDTIVLEFIDAWTEHLHAQGYLSGLYSSGSAAIKLVDEARLAGRPGFTLPDHMWNAWVNKKADTKGGPYLSDSGWTNHQRIHQYHNDINVKHGGKTLTIDKNFLDVGRGSVAVRQSKPCGHTRSFTSYPTLKVGAKRREVTALECLLKNQGYLKTVDTKYGTGTAKAVKKFRRAKGLGTSGTTNRATWTALLARGTNPRVLKQGSVGQSVWRLQRALTAAGLKPGFSGVYDAKTVKAVQAYRKARKLSGYTTTDKTVWAQLQRGRTA, from the coding sequence ATGCGTCTGCCTGTCCTTCCCCACGTGCGGTCTTCTGCCCGCCGGTCCTCCACCCGGCTGCTCGTCGCCGGTCTGTTCACCGGTCTCGCCGCGTCCGTCCTGCTCGCCATGCCTGCCCAGGCGGCGACGCCCCAGGCCCCCGGTGACTTCACGGGTCACGGCTTCGACACGTGCGTCGCGCCGAACCAGTCCACGATGGACACCTGGAACCTGACCTCGCCGTTCAGCGCGATCGGCATCTACGTCTCGGGCAGCTCGCGCTACTGCGGCGACAAGTACCAGACCAACCTGAGCCGGACGTGGGTCCAGCGCAATGCCAACAACGGCTGGCGGTTCATGCCGATCCATGTCGGACGCCAGTCGCCGTGCTTCAAGAACAACCCGGCCAGCCGGGTCCAGAAGAAGAAGATGTCCTCCAGCGTCGCGACGGCCCGCACCCAGGCCGTGGCCGAGGCGCAGGAGACCATCGCCGCCCTGCGCAAGTACGGCTTCGGCGCCGGCAGCGTCTCCTACCTCGACATCGAGTGGTACGCCCGGACGGCCGCCTGCGACACCATCGTCCTGGAGTTCATCGACGCCTGGACCGAGCACCTGCACGCACAGGGTTACCTGTCGGGTCTGTACTCCAGCGGCTCGGCCGCCATCAAGCTCGTCGACGAGGCCCGCCTCGCCGGACGGCCCGGTTTCACGCTGCCCGATCACATGTGGAACGCCTGGGTCAACAAGAAGGCCGACACCAAGGGCGGGCCGTACCTGTCCGACAGCGGCTGGACCAATCACCAGCGCATCCACCAGTACCACAACGACATCAACGTCAAGCACGGCGGAAAGACGCTGACCATCGACAAGAACTTCCTGGACGTGGGCCGGGGCTCGGTCGCGGTCAGGCAGTCCAAGCCGTGCGGCCACACCCGCTCGTTCACCAGCTACCCGACGCTCAAGGTCGGCGCGAAGCGGCGCGAGGTCACGGCGCTGGAGTGCCTGCTCAAGAACCAGGGCTACCTCAAGACGGTCGACACCAAGTACGGCACCGGCACCGCCAAGGCGGTCAAGAAGTTCCGCCGCGCCAAGGGCCTGGGCACCTCCGGCACCACGAACCGCGCGACGTGGACGGCCCTGCTCGCCCGCGGGACGAATCCCCGTGTGCTCAAGCAGGGATCGGTGGGTCAGTCGGTCTGGCGCCTGCAGCGTGCGCTGACCGCGGCCGGGCTCAAGCCGGGCTTCAGCGGCGTCTACGACGCCAAGACGGTCAAGGCCGTCCAGGCCTACCGCAAGGCTCGCAAGCTCAGCGGGTACACGACGACCGACAAGACGGTGTGGGCGCAGCTGCAGCGGGGCCGGACGGCCTGA